A window of the Vibrio pomeroyi genome harbors these coding sequences:
- a CDS encoding Hsp70 family protein — MEHQSHSAQEHSSQEHQAPKFSVGIDLGTTHCVLSFIDTTNEDARVEVMPIPQLTAPGTVETRSQLGSFLYQPHEHEMNAGSRVLPWSSEPKALVGAIARNLGSKTPIRLVASAKSWLCHGGVNRRDAFLPAGSPEEVEKVSPLKTTELYLEHLKDAWNHANPEHKLADQDVTITVPASFDPAARDLTAEAARNVGFTHLTLLEEPQAALYSWIDNSDDKWRDEVDVGDIVLVVDIGGGTTDLSLVEVTQDDGNLSLNRIAVGEHILLGGDNMDLALAYRLKMKLAQDGKELAPWQVQAMTHACRDAKEALLNDAELQSVPIVVPSRGSKLLGATLKTELTQQEVQQTLVDGFFPKVAVTEHPVQKTRGALTQMGLPYAQDAGITRHIAAFLSKQANALSGNSEAAQQDFNPFANMPGMPGAEAPAADFIKPTAILFNGGVLKSNLLADRLSNTINEWLINADAEFAKQLSGLDLDLAVASGASYYGAVRRGQGVRIRGGIASSYYVGIESAMPAIPGMAPPMEALCVAPFGMEEGSSVQVPSQEFGLVIGQPVHFQFFGSTTRREDEAGTHLDHWTPEELDELPEIQVTLPVSEGRHEGEVVPVTLASRVTELGTLYLEAIATDNGQKWHVEFDVREDSNNDSSEEA, encoded by the coding sequence ATGGAACACCAAAGTCATTCAGCTCAAGAGCATTCTTCTCAAGAGCATCAGGCACCTAAGTTCAGTGTTGGTATTGATTTAGGTACTACACACTGCGTTTTATCTTTCATCGATACGACCAATGAAGACGCTCGCGTTGAGGTAATGCCAATCCCTCAACTGACGGCTCCAGGTACAGTAGAAACTCGCAGCCAACTTGGCTCGTTCCTATACCAGCCGCACGAACATGAAATGAATGCGGGCTCTCGCGTTCTTCCTTGGTCTTCTGAGCCTAAAGCCCTAGTTGGTGCTATTGCGCGTAACCTTGGTTCGAAAACCCCTATTCGTTTGGTAGCCAGTGCAAAATCTTGGCTATGCCACGGTGGTGTAAACCGTCGTGATGCATTCCTTCCTGCAGGTAGCCCTGAAGAAGTGGAAAAGGTATCTCCGCTTAAGACTACTGAACTGTACCTTGAGCACCTTAAAGATGCTTGGAACCACGCGAACCCAGAACACAAACTGGCAGACCAAGACGTAACAATCACGGTTCCAGCTTCGTTTGATCCTGCTGCACGCGACCTAACAGCTGAAGCTGCACGTAATGTGGGTTTCACTCATCTAACGCTTTTAGAAGAGCCTCAAGCTGCTCTTTATAGCTGGATCGATAACAGCGATGACAAATGGCGTGACGAAGTTGACGTTGGCGACATCGTTCTTGTTGTTGATATCGGTGGTGGTACTACCGACCTCTCGTTAGTTGAAGTAACGCAAGACGACGGCAACCTAAGCCTGAACCGTATAGCAGTAGGTGAACACATCCTACTGGGCGGCGACAACATGGACTTGGCTCTTGCTTACCGCTTGAAGATGAAACTGGCGCAAGACGGCAAAGAACTGGCACCTTGGCAAGTTCAAGCGATGACTCATGCTTGTCGCGATGCTAAAGAAGCGCTTCTTAACGATGCTGAACTGCAATCTGTGCCAATCGTAGTACCAAGCCGTGGCTCTAAACTGCTTGGCGCGACACTGAAAACAGAACTGACTCAGCAAGAAGTTCAACAAACATTAGTGGACGGCTTCTTCCCTAAAGTTGCTGTAACTGAGCACCCTGTACAAAAGACGCGTGGCGCACTGACTCAAATGGGTCTGCCTTACGCTCAAGACGCAGGCATCACTCGTCACATTGCTGCATTCCTTTCTAAGCAAGCGAACGCGCTTTCTGGAAATAGCGAAGCCGCTCAACAAGATTTCAACCCGTTTGCAAACATGCCTGGTATGCCAGGTGCAGAAGCGCCTGCAGCTGACTTCATCAAGCCAACAGCAATCCTGTTCAACGGTGGTGTTCTAAAATCTAACCTACTTGCTGATCGTCTTTCAAACACCATCAACGAGTGGTTGATCAATGCTGATGCAGAATTTGCTAAACAGCTTTCAGGTTTAGACCTAGACCTAGCAGTTGCAAGCGGTGCTTCTTACTACGGCGCAGTACGTCGTGGTCAAGGCGTTCGTATCCGCGGTGGTATCGCATCTTCTTACTACGTAGGAATCGAGAGCGCGATGCCAGCAATCCCAGGTATGGCTCCTCCTATGGAAGCGCTGTGTGTTGCACCATTTGGTATGGAAGAAGGTTCAAGCGTTCAAGTGCCTAGCCAAGAGTTCGGTCTAGTGATTGGTCAGCCTGTTCACTTCCAATTCTTCGGTTCAACGACACGCCGTGAAGATGAAGCCGGTACTCACCTTGATCACTGGACACCAGAAGAGCTAGACGAGCTTCCTGAAATCCAAGTGACACTGCCTGTTTCTGAAGGCCGTCACGAAGGTGAAGTGGTTCCGGTTACTTTAGCTTCTCGCGTTACTGAACTAGGTACTCTATACCTAGAAGCGATTGCCACTGACAATGGTCAAAAATGGCACGTTGAGTTCGACGTTCGTGAAGATTCGAACAACGACTCAAGCGAAGAAGCATAA